From a single Bryobacter aggregatus MPL3 genomic region:
- the serA gene encoding phosphoglycerate dehydrogenase encodes MKILVAEPIAPAGFELLSSQPGWTVIQADPKTYQEHLSDCDALLVRSAVKVNKELIKKAPKLRVVGRAGVGVDNVDLQAATNAGILVMNTPGGNAISVAEHTLGLMLAMARSIPNASQSTKAGKWEKRKFIGNELRGKTLGVAGLGSIGREVVLRARNFGMKIIGSDPYVNAQQAEDINVTLVDLDTLFAQSDYITLHVALTPETNKIIGADSIAKMKNGVRIVNCARGELVDIDALLAGLSSGKVGGAALDVFDPEPLPADHPIFQQPNLIATPHIGGSTEEAQEIVGVRIAEQVAEYLKNGVAINAVNMPALSPEQYRALGPYIALAERLGTFASFISDSNPVTVKFTYSGKVAELNTTLVRNAGLSGLLARSLASKANLINAMQIAGDRGLNINENHILRSSHTDSIRIEIETSAGKTSIEGAVVLDKPRLLAVDGIYCEAPLDGFLLYLKNLDVPGVIGYIGTVMGKNGINIANFSLGREEASSNESGPAKATAIISCDAVVPEHVLAQLLENPNIRQARNVEF; translated from the coding sequence ATGAAGATCCTCGTAGCCGAACCCATCGCCCCCGCGGGCTTTGAACTCCTCAGTTCCCAGCCAGGCTGGACTGTGATCCAAGCCGATCCCAAGACCTATCAGGAACACCTCTCTGATTGCGACGCGCTGCTGGTGCGTTCTGCCGTCAAAGTCAACAAAGAGCTCATCAAGAAAGCGCCGAAGTTGCGCGTTGTCGGCCGCGCCGGTGTCGGCGTGGACAACGTCGACTTGCAGGCCGCAACCAACGCCGGCATCCTGGTCATGAATACCCCCGGCGGCAACGCGATCTCGGTTGCCGAACACACCCTGGGCCTCATGCTCGCGATGGCCCGCTCCATCCCTAACGCCAGCCAGTCGACCAAGGCCGGCAAGTGGGAGAAGCGGAAGTTCATCGGCAACGAATTGCGCGGCAAGACGCTTGGCGTTGCCGGTCTCGGCTCCATCGGACGCGAAGTCGTCCTGCGGGCCCGCAACTTCGGCATGAAGATCATCGGTTCTGACCCCTACGTCAACGCGCAGCAGGCCGAAGACATCAACGTCACTCTGGTTGACCTCGATACGCTGTTTGCGCAAAGCGACTACATCACCCTGCACGTCGCGCTGACGCCCGAAACCAATAAGATCATTGGCGCCGATAGCATTGCCAAGATGAAGAACGGCGTCCGCATCGTCAATTGCGCGCGCGGCGAACTGGTCGACATCGATGCGCTGCTCGCAGGCTTGAGCTCCGGCAAAGTCGGCGGCGCGGCCCTGGACGTCTTCGACCCCGAACCGCTCCCGGCCGATCACCCGATCTTTCAGCAGCCGAATCTGATCGCCACCCCTCATATTGGCGGCTCAACTGAAGAAGCGCAGGAGATCGTGGGCGTTCGCATCGCCGAGCAAGTAGCGGAATACCTGAAAAATGGGGTCGCGATCAACGCGGTGAATATGCCCGCGCTTTCGCCGGAGCAGTACCGCGCCCTCGGACCGTACATCGCGCTCGCAGAACGCCTGGGCACCTTCGCCTCGTTCATCAGCGATTCGAACCCGGTCACCGTCAAGTTCACCTACTCCGGGAAGGTCGCCGAATTGAACACCACACTGGTGCGCAATGCCGGACTCAGTGGCTTGCTGGCTCGTTCCTTGGCAAGCAAAGCCAATCTGATCAACGCCATGCAGATCGCCGGAGACCGCGGCCTGAACATCAACGAAAACCACATCCTGCGCTCGAGCCACACCGACTCGATCCGGATCGAGATTGAAACCTCTGCCGGCAAGACGAGCATCGAGGGCGCTGTTGTTCTCGATAAGCCCCGCCTGCTCGCAGTTGACGGCATCTATTGCGAGGCGCCGCTCGACGGCTTCCTCCTCTATCTGAAGAACCTCGACGTCCCCGGCGTGATCGGCTACATCGGAACGGTGATGGGCAAGAACGGCATCAACATTGCCAACTTCTCGCTCGGCCGGGAAGAAGCATCCTCGAACGAATCCGGCCCCGCCAAGGCCACCGCGATCATTTCTTGCGATGCCGTCGTACCGGAGCATGTGCTGGCACAGTTGCTCGAAAATCCCAACATTCGTCAGGCGCGCAACGTAGAATTTTAA
- a CDS encoding DUF1624 domain-containing protein, translating into MRPPRLTAVDALRGLVMVLMALDHVRDFFHIGAMSFQPDDLTRTTTALFWTRVVTHLCAPVFMFTAGLGASLALAGHGDRPKLSRFLISRGLWLIFLELTALHLAMFFSLSNGPVLLTVLWALGCSMIALGGLLYLPKLVLGLLSMATIALHNLADPLQLDGAWKIFHQPGVFLLGPIVVFVAYPLIPWIAVMAAGFCFQPKWSLPAGLSLTAAFVLLRSINHYGDPQPWAGTFLSFFRTTKYPPSLDFLLMTMGPGLLLLALFGRWQLSESNPLVRIGRVPLFYFLLHFALAHLLAFPLAWLRYGEVSFLWKPLPSLGGAADTYPAGYGYSLTEVYLIWILVVGICYPLCVWFGNLKQRRNDWWLRYL; encoded by the coding sequence ATGAGGCCGCCACGATTGACTGCGGTCGACGCCCTCAGAGGACTGGTGATGGTTCTCATGGCTCTCGATCATGTCCGCGATTTCTTCCATATCGGCGCCATGTCCTTCCAGCCGGACGACCTGACCCGCACCACAACCGCCCTCTTCTGGACCCGTGTGGTGACCCATCTTTGCGCGCCCGTCTTCATGTTTACGGCAGGCCTTGGCGCCTCACTCGCCCTGGCCGGACACGGGGACCGGCCGAAGCTGTCCCGCTTTCTCATCAGCCGCGGTCTCTGGTTGATCTTCCTGGAGCTGACCGCGCTGCACCTGGCAATGTTCTTCAGCCTCAGCAACGGTCCGGTGTTACTCACCGTCCTCTGGGCACTCGGTTGCTCGATGATCGCCTTGGGCGGCCTTCTCTATCTGCCGAAGTTGGTTCTGGGTTTATTGAGCATGGCAACCATTGCGCTCCACAACCTGGCCGACCCGCTGCAGTTGGACGGCGCCTGGAAGATCTTCCACCAACCGGGAGTCTTTCTCCTCGGCCCGATCGTGGTGTTCGTCGCCTACCCGCTGATCCCCTGGATCGCGGTCATGGCCGCGGGCTTCTGCTTCCAGCCGAAGTGGAGCCTGCCCGCAGGATTGAGCTTGACCGCGGCATTCGTCCTGCTACGCAGCATCAATCACTATGGCGACCCGCAACCTTGGGCCGGTACCTTCTTGTCCTTCTTCCGCACCACCAAGTACCCGCCTTCGCTCGATTTCCTCTTGATGACAATGGGGCCTGGACTTCTGCTGCTTGCGCTCTTCGGGCGCTGGCAATTGTCTGAATCGAACCCGCTCGTCCGCATCGGTCGCGTGCCGCTATTCTACTTTCTGTTGCACTTCGCACTCGCTCATCTGCTCGCCTTTCCTCTCGCCTGGCTGCGCTATGGCGAGGTCTCTTTCCTGTGGAAGCCGCTGCCGTCCCTAGGCGGCGCAGCCGACACTTACCCGGCTGGATACGGCTACAGCCTCACTGAGGTCTATCTGATCTGGATCCTGGTGGTGGGCATCTGCTATCCGCTCTGCGTCTGGTTTGGCAATCTGAAGCAGCGTCGCAACGATTGGTGGCTCCGCTACCTCTAG
- a CDS encoding SIS domain-containing protein yields the protein MSKMLEEIRQQPEALSKTLQQEWKGIEKLKKQFEAYPPRLIVLAARGTSDNAAQFGRYLLELLTGIPVSLAAPSIYTLYDRKMNLEDTLVVAISQSGESTDTNLVLERAKENGAFTLGITNEANSTLAKLGHASILVRAGKEKSVAATKTYTGQLMAMYLLAYALGAKLERKQLETLPGLAEKALKLEPQVAEIAGRYRFMNHAVVVGRGLNYANAFEFALKMMETCYVIAERFSSADLLHGPIAMVDPHFPAFVFAPSGVTWDSISQLLTRIDSTTHESLIITDKSNKAAFESKRRAFRIQASIPELFSPIPYIIPGQLFAGYLATEKGLNPDQPRSLTKVTQTL from the coding sequence ATGTCCAAGATGCTCGAGGAGATTCGCCAGCAACCCGAGGCCCTGTCCAAAACACTCCAACAGGAGTGGAAGGGGATCGAGAAGCTCAAGAAGCAATTTGAGGCCTATCCACCGCGCCTGATTGTATTGGCCGCCCGGGGCACTTCAGACAACGCCGCACAGTTCGGCCGCTATCTCCTGGAATTGCTCACTGGCATTCCCGTCTCGCTCGCCGCCCCTAGTATCTATACCCTCTATGATCGCAAGATGAATCTCGAGGACACCCTCGTGGTGGCGATCTCGCAATCGGGAGAGTCCACCGACACGAATCTCGTTCTCGAACGCGCCAAAGAAAATGGCGCTTTCACTCTCGGCATCACAAACGAAGCCAATTCGACCCTGGCCAAGCTGGGCCATGCCTCGATTCTGGTGCGCGCGGGCAAAGAGAAATCCGTTGCCGCCACCAAAACCTACACCGGCCAGTTGATGGCAATGTATCTGCTTGCCTACGCCCTCGGTGCAAAGCTGGAGCGCAAGCAGTTGGAAACCCTGCCCGGGCTTGCCGAAAAGGCCTTGAAGCTCGAACCACAGGTGGCCGAAATCGCAGGCCGTTATCGCTTCATGAACCATGCAGTGGTGGTGGGCCGCGGTCTGAATTATGCGAACGCCTTCGAGTTCGCGCTGAAGATGATGGAGACCTGCTATGTGATCGCCGAGCGCTTCTCGAGCGCCGACCTTCTCCATGGTCCAATTGCGATGGTCGACCCGCACTTCCCCGCTTTTGTCTTTGCCCCCTCAGGCGTCACTTGGGATTCGATCTCGCAACTCTTGACTCGCATCGATTCGACAACGCACGAGTCGCTGATCATCACCGACAAGAGCAACAAGGCTGCCTTTGAGTCGAAGCGCCGGGCCTTCCGCATCCAAGCCTCGATTCCGGAACTCTTCTCGCCGATCCCCTACATCATCCCGGGCCAGCTCTTTGCGGGCTACCTGGCGACGGAGAAGGGGCTGAACCCAGACCAGCCGCGTTCGCTTACCAAGGTGACGCAGACGCTCTAG
- a CDS encoding pyridoxal-phosphate-dependent aminotransferase family protein has product MLFAILVKTPPVYLHFHMYIKKQRLLTPGPTPLLPQALHAMMGSDMHHRTEDFRKVYKSVLAGLKEVMQTQNDVIVLVASGSGALEASIQNCFSPGEEVLVCTAGKFGERWVALTKSFGLKPTVIEEPYGGAVSPAQVEAALQANPNLRGVFVQASETSTGAAHDIEGMSKVVRNSGALFVIDAITGIGTMPLKIDEWGLDIVVGGSQKAFMIPPGLAFLSVSEKAWARMDTATTPRFYFDLKRERKNAINGESAWTPAVSLLLALDEALKYIRNLGMDNLIKNAQLLAKATRAAAKALGLELFSGNNPGSSVTAICAPEGMDSSIIVKEFRNRFGSIIANGQGTMKGQIFRVAHLGYFDFPDLFAMVAELEIILAANGHPVEFGRGVAAVQNVYAEAALTKVKEPVAV; this is encoded by the coding sequence ATGCTGTTTGCTATTCTAGTGAAAACCCCCCCGGTTTACCTGCATTTCCATATGTACATCAAGAAACAACGCCTCCTCACCCCGGGGCCGACACCTCTCCTGCCGCAAGCTCTCCACGCGATGATGGGTTCCGACATGCACCATCGCACCGAGGATTTCCGGAAGGTGTACAAATCGGTGCTCGCTGGCCTCAAAGAAGTGATGCAAACCCAGAATGACGTCATCGTCCTGGTTGCGTCCGGTTCCGGAGCCTTGGAAGCCTCCATCCAGAACTGCTTTTCGCCCGGTGAAGAAGTATTGGTATGCACGGCTGGCAAGTTTGGTGAGCGCTGGGTCGCTCTCACCAAGAGCTTTGGACTGAAGCCGACCGTGATCGAAGAACCCTACGGCGGCGCCGTCTCGCCCGCCCAGGTGGAAGCAGCGCTCCAAGCGAACCCAAATTTGCGCGGCGTCTTTGTCCAGGCCTCTGAAACCTCCACCGGCGCCGCACATGACATCGAAGGCATGTCGAAGGTAGTTCGCAACTCTGGCGCGCTGTTTGTCATCGATGCCATCACCGGCATCGGCACCATGCCGCTCAAGATTGATGAGTGGGGCCTCGATATTGTTGTCGGCGGCTCGCAGAAAGCCTTCATGATCCCGCCCGGTCTCGCCTTCCTGTCGGTGAGCGAAAAGGCCTGGGCGCGCATGGACACCGCCACCACCCCGCGCTTCTACTTTGATCTGAAGCGCGAGCGCAAGAACGCGATCAATGGCGAAAGCGCCTGGACGCCTGCCGTCAGCCTGCTGCTGGCGCTGGACGAAGCATTGAAGTACATCCGCAATCTGGGGATGGACAACCTGATCAAGAACGCCCAGTTGCTGGCCAAGGCGACGCGCGCAGCGGCCAAGGCTCTGGGTCTCGAACTTTTCTCTGGCAACAATCCCGGTTCTTCGGTCACCGCAATTTGTGCGCCCGAGGGCATGGATTCCAGCATCATCGTGAAAGAGTTCCGCAATCGCTTTGGTTCGATCATTGCGAACGGACAAGGCACGATGAAGGGCCAGATCTTCCGTGTGGCGCATCTGGGCTATTTCGACTTCCCCGACCTCTTTGCGATGGTCGCCGAACTCGAGATCATCCTCGCCGCCAATGGCCATCCTGTCGAATTTGGACGTGGCGTTGCCGCGGTCCAAAATGTTTACGCCGAAGCAGCACTCACCAAAGTCAAGGAACCTGTCGCAGTCTAA
- a CDS encoding YybH family protein produces MRWIVGLAMAMQLSAAPEEASVRKVLDAQSAAWNRGDIAGFMTGYEHSEDITFIGKTLTRGYDGVLARYRRDYGDRAKMGKLQFVDVEVKMLAEGVALVWGRYVLERTAEGGGPATGRFTLIAKKAAAGWKFIHDHTSN; encoded by the coding sequence ATGAGATGGATCGTCGGTTTGGCCATGGCAATGCAATTGAGCGCAGCGCCGGAAGAAGCGTCTGTTCGGAAGGTGCTCGACGCGCAGAGTGCGGCCTGGAACCGCGGCGACATTGCAGGCTTCATGACGGGCTATGAGCATTCCGAGGACATCACCTTCATTGGCAAGACTCTTACGCGCGGCTACGACGGCGTGCTTGCCCGCTATCGCCGCGACTACGGAGACCGCGCCAAGATGGGCAAGCTCCAGTTTGTCGATGTAGAAGTGAAGATGTTGGCGGAGGGCGTTGCTCTGGTGTGGGGACGCTATGTATTGGAGCGCACGGCGGAGGGCGGAGGCCCGGCGACGGGCCGCTTCACTCTCATTGCCAAGAAGGCCGCAGCAGGCTGGAAGTTCATCCACGACCACACGAGCAACTGA
- a CDS encoding SAM-dependent methyltransferase, translated as MSPLAIKIAQRIRTSGPILFSEFMEMALYDKENGYYRGDPFGKDGDFFTASQLQPVFGAYVKALAESLLPNFKSFVDIGAGREELRETFQDRYTAVQQGQEIPETSRSILFSNEFIDALPVDVKDGELSLRVDVDALGQFHWWPHEPGEGVREVRPASRRYLEEAWASIDGPGFYILIDYGYREGDRARFPQGSLMSYRRHAASAKDLLLDPGSRDITAHVDWDALTAEAEEVGWKRHSFSTLRASIIALGPAVLESLSLLGEMQLRTLLFSMGESFEVVVFRKE; from the coding sequence GTGAGCCCACTCGCAATCAAAATCGCCCAGCGCATTCGCACCAGTGGGCCCATCCTCTTCTCCGAGTTCATGGAGATGGCGCTCTATGACAAAGAGAACGGCTACTATCGCGGAGACCCCTTCGGCAAAGATGGGGATTTCTTCACCGCATCCCAGTTGCAGCCCGTGTTTGGCGCTTATGTGAAGGCGCTGGCCGAAAGCTTGCTTCCCAACTTCAAGAGCTTCGTCGACATCGGCGCTGGTAGAGAAGAGCTTCGCGAGACCTTCCAGGATCGCTATACGGCGGTGCAACAAGGGCAGGAAATTCCTGAAACATCGCGAAGCATTTTGTTCTCGAACGAATTCATTGATGCTCTGCCTGTCGATGTGAAGGATGGAGAACTTAGCTTACGAGTGGATGTCGATGCACTGGGACAGTTCCACTGGTGGCCTCACGAACCAGGCGAGGGAGTGAGAGAAGTACGGCCCGCTTCCCGCCGCTATCTGGAAGAGGCTTGGGCCTCGATCGATGGTCCGGGCTTCTACATCCTGATCGACTACGGGTATCGCGAAGGAGACCGGGCACGCTTTCCGCAAGGCTCCCTGATGAGCTACCGCCGTCATGCCGCAAGCGCGAAGGATCTACTGCTCGATCCAGGCTCACGCGACATCACCGCTCATGTGGATTGGGATGCGTTGACGGCAGAGGCAGAAGAGGTGGGATGGAAGCGGCACAGCTTCTCGACGCTGCGGGCCTCCATCATCGCCCTCGGGCCCGCTGTGCTGGAAAGCCTGTCTTTATTGGGGGAAATGCAACTGCGAACCTTATTGTTCTCGATGGGGGAGAGCTTTGAGGTAGTTGTGTTCAGAAAAGAATAG
- a CDS encoding VWA domain-containing protein: MRIKKEVAHFALMIVLVALGFGTAGGQGARADSDKNQAQKKNEVPPPSRVNIQPRDGKPLKPEDTDPSKPANLRVDTNLVLIPVAVTDPLNRFVTGLEREHFKVFEDKIEQTIAQFASEDAPLSVGLVFDTSNSMGAKLQNSRQAAAQFFKTANPEDEFFLVQFNDRPELIVPFTHNTEEIQNRLTFTQAKGRTALLDGIYLAMNQMKKATNPRKAVLVISDGGDNSSRYTESEIKNLVREADVQLYAIGIFESLGARGRTAEELSGPGLLNDLAEQTGGKHFAIENVNELPDVAAKIGIVLRNQYLIGYSPKNQERDGKYRRVQVKLVQPRGLPPLRPSWRQGYYAPVQ, translated from the coding sequence ATGAGGATCAAAAAAGAAGTGGCACACTTCGCCTTGATGATCGTATTGGTCGCACTTGGGTTTGGGACCGCAGGTGGTCAAGGGGCTCGCGCGGATTCCGACAAGAATCAGGCGCAGAAGAAGAATGAAGTTCCGCCGCCTTCCCGTGTCAACATCCAGCCACGCGACGGCAAGCCGTTGAAACCAGAAGATACGGATCCATCCAAGCCCGCCAACTTGCGTGTGGACACAAACTTGGTCTTGATTCCCGTTGCCGTAACGGATCCGCTCAACCGTTTTGTGACAGGTCTCGAGCGAGAGCACTTTAAGGTCTTTGAAGACAAGATTGAACAGACGATCGCTCAGTTTGCCAGTGAAGATGCGCCGCTCTCTGTCGGGTTGGTGTTTGATACCAGCAACAGCATGGGCGCGAAGCTGCAAAATAGCAGGCAGGCCGCAGCGCAGTTCTTCAAGACTGCCAATCCGGAAGATGAGTTCTTTCTCGTACAATTCAACGACCGGCCGGAGTTGATCGTTCCGTTTACGCACAATACGGAAGAGATCCAGAACCGTCTTACCTTTACCCAAGCCAAGGGCCGCACCGCACTGCTCGATGGCATCTATCTGGCGATGAATCAGATGAAGAAAGCGACGAATCCGCGCAAAGCCGTTCTGGTGATCTCAGACGGTGGAGATAACTCCAGCCGTTATACAGAGAGCGAAATCAAGAACTTGGTGCGGGAAGCGGACGTCCAACTGTATGCGATTGGTATTTTCGAATCCTTAGGCGCGAGAGGGCGCACGGCGGAAGAGCTTTCCGGCCCTGGCCTGCTGAATGATCTGGCAGAGCAAACGGGTGGGAAGCACTTTGCGATCGAGAATGTGAATGAGTTGCCCGACGTAGCAGCTAAAATTGGCATTGTGCTGCGCAATCAGTATTTGATTGGCTACTCACCGAAAAATCAGGAACGCGACGGCAAGTATCGCCGCGTCCAAGTTAAGTTAGTACAACCAAGAGGTTTGCCGCCCCTGCGGCCCTCCTGGAGGCAAGGCTATTATGCACCTGTTCAATAG
- a CDS encoding GntR family transcriptional regulator has translation MLRKSAALPEPIRRDSMADRVKQILFQRILTGEIAEGARLVELQIARELNTSQGPVREALRELEALKLVVTEPYRGSYVRKVSDRDTLEAYQTRGALEELAGQLAAPYLKGRVEELRREAEAIHVAARLGRKEDYTRHDLNFHRRILEESRNSILLRTWDSLSFELRNALWIAQDRVDLTRTEADHWPILEALNQGDGQKAGLLLRAHLLFAISDVKVEAEELSSLPPLSPSLHGDSVWGDR, from the coding sequence GTGCTGAGAAAAAGTGCGGCGTTACCAGAACCCATCCGCCGTGATTCCATGGCGGACCGCGTCAAGCAGATCCTTTTCCAGCGGATTCTGACAGGAGAGATCGCCGAAGGCGCGCGGCTGGTAGAACTCCAGATTGCCCGCGAATTGAATACCAGCCAGGGACCAGTTCGAGAGGCCTTACGCGAGTTGGAAGCCTTAAAACTGGTGGTGACGGAGCCCTATCGAGGCAGCTACGTCCGGAAAGTGTCCGACCGGGACACCCTCGAGGCTTATCAGACCCGGGGGGCACTCGAAGAATTGGCCGGCCAACTAGCGGCTCCGTATTTGAAGGGCCGCGTGGAAGAACTACGGCGGGAAGCCGAGGCAATCCACGTTGCTGCCCGCCTCGGCCGCAAGGAAGACTATACGCGCCACGACCTCAACTTCCACCGGCGGATTCTCGAGGAATCGCGCAACTCGATTCTGCTGCGCACTTGGGATTCGTTATCTTTCGAGCTGCGCAATGCGCTCTGGATCGCACAGGACCGCGTCGATTTGACGCGGACCGAAGCAGATCACTGGCCGATTCTCGAAGCCCTCAATCAGGGCGATGGACAGAAAGCGGGATTGCTGCTCCGCGCCCACCTTCTCTTTGCGATTTCCGATGTCAAAGTGGAGGCGGAAGAATTGAGCAGCCTGCCCCCTTTAAGCCCCTCGCTGCATGGCGACTCCGTTTGGGGCGATCGCTAA
- a CDS encoding GatB/YqeY domain-containing protein: MSLTERIQKDMVEAMKAKQELRLSTVRAIKATLLKYKADNMKEADEATEQQLLKTLVKQRLDAKEQFEKAGRPELAEKEAAELAVIESYLPQKVSAEELETVLAEAMAETGATTKAQMGVVMKAAQSKLAGKNFDGKALSDLVKAKLV; this comes from the coding sequence ATGAGTTTGACAGAACGGATCCAAAAGGACATGGTCGAGGCGATGAAGGCAAAGCAGGAGCTGCGCCTGAGCACAGTGCGCGCCATCAAAGCGACCTTGTTGAAGTACAAAGCGGACAACATGAAGGAAGCCGATGAGGCTACCGAGCAGCAGTTGTTGAAGACACTGGTGAAGCAGCGTCTCGATGCGAAGGAGCAGTTTGAAAAGGCTGGCCGTCCAGAACTTGCAGAGAAGGAAGCAGCAGAATTAGCCGTGATCGAGAGCTACTTGCCGCAAAAGGTGAGTGCTGAGGAACTCGAAACGGTTCTGGCCGAGGCGATGGCCGAGACCGGAGCCACGACCAAGGCGCAGATGGGTGTGGTGATGAAGGCGGCGCAGTCGAAACTGGCTGGCAAGAATTTTGACGGCAAGGCGCTCAGCGATCTGGTGAAGGCAAAGCTGGTTTAG
- a CDS encoding asparaginase: MQTVLFFFTGGTISMKHDALRGGAVPALSGDEILAHDPELAQLARVEVIDFARLAGPQMTPQHMWDLSEQIREQLERPEIAGIVVTHGTDTLEETAFFLDLRHHSSKPVIVIGAMRNASELSYDGPANIRAALRVALDPASREQGVFVLLNETIHAAAYATKMDTQAIETFQSPVFGPLGIVDKDRVYFARTLKLRQAIATQSFEPHIDLFQMYSGADGRFIDYARETGARGLVIEGTGRGNVPPLTLPAIQRAIDAGIPVLISTRCAQGRVLDTYAYEGSGRDLRNRGVLFAGSLSGPKARILLMLALGATRDPQELRQLIEAGQYF, from the coding sequence ATGCAGACGGTTCTTTTTTTCTTCACCGGTGGAACCATATCGATGAAGCACGACGCCCTGCGCGGAGGCGCGGTGCCGGCCTTGTCCGGGGACGAGATCCTCGCCCACGATCCGGAACTGGCGCAGTTGGCCCGTGTCGAGGTGATCGACTTTGCCCGCCTCGCTGGCCCGCAGATGACGCCACAACATATGTGGGATCTTTCGGAGCAGATCCGCGAACAGTTGGAGAGGCCCGAGATCGCAGGAATCGTGGTGACGCATGGAACCGATACGCTCGAGGAAACCGCCTTCTTTCTCGACCTACGCCACCACTCCTCTAAGCCAGTGATCGTGATTGGAGCCATGCGCAATGCCTCGGAGCTGTCCTATGACGGCCCGGCCAATATCCGCGCGGCGCTACGGGTGGCGCTGGATCCGGCCTCTCGCGAGCAAGGCGTCTTTGTCCTGCTGAACGAGACAATCCATGCGGCCGCCTATGCCACCAAGATGGATACGCAGGCGATTGAGACTTTCCAATCTCCGGTCTTTGGCCCGCTCGGCATCGTCGACAAAGACCGTGTCTACTTTGCCCGGACCCTCAAGCTGCGCCAGGCAATTGCGACCCAAAGCTTTGAGCCGCATATCGATCTGTTCCAGATGTACTCAGGCGCCGATGGCCGCTTCATCGACTATGCGCGCGAGACTGGCGCACGTGGCCTTGTGATCGAAGGAACCGGACGAGGCAATGTGCCACCGTTGACCCTACCCGCCATCCAGCGCGCGATCGATGCCGGAATCCCGGTGCTGATCTCTACACGTTGCGCGCAAGGCCGCGTGCTCGACACCTATGCGTATGAAGGCTCCGGACGCGATCTTCGCAACCGAGGGGTTCTCTTTGCAGGAAGCCTGAGCGGCCCCAAAGCCCGCATCCTGCTGATGCTCGCCCTCGGCGCCACCCGGGACCCGCAAGAGCTGCGGCAGTTGATTGAAGCCGGGCAATACTTCTAA
- a CDS encoding VWA domain-containing protein, with translation MHLFNRRLFLLAAPLAIAPLRAQDDPVFKSDTRLVILNATVVDNKGNLVTDMKQSAFKVYENNVEQPIKIFRREDVPVSLGVIVDNSGSMRLRRNKVEIAAMQMVKASNQQDEVFVVNFNDDAFLDVDFTGEIKKMEEGLTRIDARGGTAMYDAISMSLDHVKRKGKRDKKVLMLITDGADTASKISLEKVISLAHSTDVVIYAIALLSEEVPREAKRAKRALEMITKETGGLCFFPKTLEEVDALALEVAKDIRNQYVIGYTPTVQELDGTFRTIRVAATGPNRPTVRTRSGYYAGPQKAAPKATQNSLLDPK, from the coding sequence ATGCACCTGTTCAATAGGCGCCTCTTTTTGCTGGCGGCCCCTCTCGCGATTGCGCCCCTGCGGGCGCAAGACGATCCAGTTTTCAAAAGCGACACGCGCCTGGTGATCCTCAACGCAACCGTTGTCGACAACAAAGGCAACCTTGTGACCGACATGAAGCAATCGGCCTTCAAAGTCTACGAGAACAATGTCGAGCAACCGATCAAGATCTTCCGCAGAGAAGACGTCCCCGTATCTCTTGGGGTGATTGTCGACAATAGCGGCAGCATGCGTTTGCGCCGCAATAAGGTTGAGATCGCGGCCATGCAGATGGTGAAGGCCTCCAATCAGCAGGACGAAGTGTTTGTCGTGAATTTCAACGACGACGCCTTTCTCGATGTCGATTTCACCGGTGAGATCAAGAAGATGGAAGAAGGGCTGACACGCATTGACGCCCGCGGCGGCACGGCGATGTATGACGCGATCAGCATGTCGCTCGATCACGTGAAGCGCAAAGGCAAGCGCGACAAGAAGGTGCTGATGCTGATCACTGATGGAGCCGACACGGCGAGCAAGATCTCGCTCGAGAAGGTGATCTCCCTGGCGCACTCGACCGATGTGGTGATCTACGCGATTGCGTTGTTGAGCGAAGAGGTGCCGCGCGAAGCCAAGCGGGCGAAACGGGCACTTGAGATGATCACCAAGGAAACCGGCGGGCTTTGCTTCTTTCCGAAGACTCTTGAAGAAGTGGATGCTCTCGCGCTCGAAGTGGCGAAGGATATTCGCAACCAGTACGTGATCGGTTATACCCCGACGGTGCAGGAACTGGATGGCACCTTCCGCACGATTCGCGTCGCGGCCACCGGCCCGAACCGGCCGACGGTTCGCACCCGGTCTGGTTATTATGCCGGGCCGCAGAAGGCAGCTCCGAAGGCGACGCAGAATAGTCTGCTCGATCCGAAGTAA